Below is a genomic region from Streptantibioticus cattleyicolor NRRL 8057 = DSM 46488.
CCTGGGGTTCGCCAACGCCGGGCAGTCGTGTTACCTCAACTCCCGGGTGCTGGTGCCGCGTCGGCGGTACGCGGAGTTCACCGAGGTGCTGCGGGGCGTGGCCGAGGGGTTCCGGCTGGGCGATCCGACGGCGCCGGAGACCACGATGGGCCCGCTGGTGACGGCTCGTCAGCGCGAGCGGGTGGCGGCCCGGGTGGAAGAGGCGGTCGCCGAGGGGGCACGGCTGGTGACCGGTGGCCGCCCGCCGAAGGAGCAGCCGACCGGCTGGTTCTACGAGCCCACGGTGCTGGCGGGGGTCACCCCGGACATGGCGGTCTTCCGGGAGGAGGTCTTCGGTCCGGTGGTGGCGGTGGTGCCGTACGACGGGGAGGACGAGGCGGTGGCGCTGGCCAACGACAGCCGCTACGGACTCGCCGGCAGCGTGTGGACCGCCGACCCCGAGCACGGGCTGGAGCTGGCGCGGCGCGTCGAGACCGGCAGCATCGGCGTCAACGGCTGGGCGATGGACACCGTGGCGCCGTTCGGCGGGCGCAAGGACAGCGGTCTGGGGTACGAGAACGGGCCGGAGGGGCTGGACGCGTACGTGCGGCTGAAGTCGGTCGTCCTGCCCGGCTGAACCAGGCGGCCGGACCACCGAGGGCGCCGCCCCTCCTCGTCGCCGGGGAGGGGCGGCGCCGTGGTGTGCGCGGTCAGCGGGTGAGTTCCTCCGGGTGCTCCAGGGCCGCCTTGAGGTCCTGGAGGAAGTCCACCGCGTCCTTGCCGTTGACGACCCGGTGGTCGTAGGCGAGTCCGAGGTTGACGGTGTCGCGGGCGCGGAACCCGTCACCGTCCGGGACCACCTCGGGCCGGACGCCGGACAGCGCCAGCGCGCAGGTCTGCCCGGGGAAGATCATGGGGATCGCGTGCACGATGTCGGGGGCGTTGTGCAGGGTGACGCCGATGGTGGCGCCGGACAGCTCCGACTCGCGGAACCGGCCGCGCACCGCGGTGCGCCGGAACGCGGTCGTCACCTCGACGAGTTCGGCGAAGGAGAGTTGGTCGGCGTCCTTGACCACCGGGACGTTGAGTCCCTTGCCGACGTCGATGGTGACGCCGATGTGCGGCCGTTCCTCGATCCGCACCGTGTGTTCGCCGGTCAGCCGGGCGAAGCACAGCGGGTGCGCGGCGTGCAGCCGGGCGACGGCCGCGATCAGCAGCTCGGGCAGGCCCAGCAGCCGGCCGAGCGCGGTGGTCTGCCGGGCCACCTCGGCCTTGGCCGGGCCGGCGTCGACGGCGATGACGGTGTAGGCGGCCGGGATCTCCGCGTGCGAGCGGCTCACGGTGCGGGCCACCGCCTGCTGGGGGACGGGCAGTTGGCGTGTGTCGGCGCTGTCCTGTTCGGGGGCGAGCCGTTCGACGTCCGCGCGCTTGACGATCTTCACGTCCAGTTCGCGCAGCCGGGCCGGGTCGATGCCGAGTTGGTCCATCAGCTCCCGGGCCGGGGCGGTGACCACCGGCCCGGGGTCCTCGGCGGCGGCCTCGGTGACGGCGTTCGGCCGTGCCGGGGGCTCCTCGCGCGGGGCGCCGGGCTCGACCACCCGCGCGATGACCTCCCCCGGCGCGCAGGCGTCACCCACCGCGAGTAGTCTGCGCAGGACGCCCTCGGCCCCGCTCACCAGCTCCTCGACGGCCTTGGAGGTCTCCACCTCGGCCACCGGCTGGTCGGGCTTGACCGGCTCGTCCTCGTCGACCAGCCAGGCCACCAGCTGGTAGCCGGTGTCGTTGTTGTTGAGTTTGGGCACGCGGATGTCAGCCACGAAGCGTCTCCACGACGGTCTCGCAGATGGTGCCGGCCTGGAGGAGCACCTGTTCCTCCAGGTGGCCGGCGGTGGGGATGATGCTGTCGGCCGAGTGGATCAGCGTGACCGGATGGCGCAGCCGGCCCCACAGCGCCTGGTGCACCTGCTGCGCCACCTGGTGGCCCCAGGTGCCGCCGGCCGTGCTCTCCTCGGCGACGAAGACGCTTCCGGCGCCACGCAGCAGCGGCAGCAACGGCTCCAGGTCGAAGGGGTACAGCCGGGCCGGGACCAGGATCTGGACGCTGATCTCGTGCTCCAGCAGCAGGCGGCGGGCGGCCTGGAGGGCGCGGTCGGTGACGCCGCCGGGGGCGATCAGCACGCAGTCGCAGGCGTCCGGGTCGTCGACGACGTGGACCCGGGCCACGCCGTCGGCCGGGAAGTCGTAGGAGAACAGGTCGTCCACCGTGCCGTTCTCGAACATCGGCCGGGTGTAGAGCACCTTGTCCTCGAAGAGGAGCGCGGGTTCGGCCCGTTCGACGATCGAGGTGAGCAGGGCGCCGTTGTCGTGGAACGGCGAGACCTCGTAGACCGACAGGCCGGGTACGCCGATGAAGTGTTTCTGCGGGGACTGGCTGTGGGTGGGGCCGTAGCCGCGCCGGCCGCCCGACGGGCAGCGCACCACCAGCGGCATCGGCAGTCTGCGGCCGTACATCGTCAGCGACTTGCTGGCGAAGTTGACCAGTTGGTCGAAGGCGAGCGCCACGAAGTCGGCGAACATGATCTCGACGACGGCCGGGCTGCCGGTGAGTGCCAGTCCGGCGCCGACGCCGACGATGCCGCCCTCGCTGAGCGGGGTGGTGAGCACCCGGTCGGGGAAGGCGGTGGACAGCCCCCGGGTGACCTTGAACGCCCCGCCGTAGGGGTCGATCACGTCCTCGCCGAGGAGGTAGGCGGCCGGGTCGTCGGCCAGGAACGACCGCAGTGCGTGGTTGAGGTTGTCGGCTACTCTCATCGTTCCGTCCGTTCCGTCCGTTCCGTCCAGACGGCCGGCGGCAGTTCCCGCACCTCGGCCGAGACCTGTGCGACCAGTGCCCGGGTCCGCTCGTCCCAGGCCGCGAACCGCTCCGGGAACGCGGCCCGGTAGCGGGGGTACCAGTCGTGCTGCCGGGCCCGTTCGATCTCCTCGGGGCGGCGGGTGTCGTCGCCCTTGCTGTGCGGGCCGACGCGATGGGTGACGAACTCCACGACGAGCGGGCGGTGTTCGGCGCGGACCCGGGCGATGGCCGGGCCGAGCCGGTCCCGGATCGCGGCCACGTCGACGGTGTCGACCCGCTGGTGGTCGATGCCGAAGGCACGGGCCCGGTCGGCGATGGTGCCCGCCATCTCCATCGCGGTGGGCGTCGACTGGGCGATGCCGTTGTTCTCGACCACCACCAGCAGCGGCAGCCGCCACAGCGCCGCCATGTTGAGCGCCTCGTAGACGGCGCCTTCCCCCCAGGTGCCGTCGCCGATGTGCACGCACGCGAGGCGGCCGGGTTCGGTGTGCTTCAGGCGCAGCGCGACACCGGCCGCGACCGGCAGGCTCTGCCCCTGCACCCCGGTGGACAGGTAGCGTCCGCGCAGGATGTGCTGGCTGCCGCCGACCCCGTCGCAGACCGCGCCCTGGCGTCCCATGATTTCGGCGAGCAGGCCGCGCGGGTCGTCGTAGCGGGCCAGGTAGTGGCCGTGGCCGCGATGGTTGCTGAAGACGAAGTCGTCCGGGCCGATCAGGGTGCGCAGCGCCACGGGGACGTATTCCTGCCCGAGGCAGGTGTGGGTGGTGCCGTTGAGGAGTCCGGCGCCGAAGAGGCGCAGCAGTTCCTTCTCGAAGTGCCGGACGGTCAGCAGCAGCCGCAGGTCGTCGTCCTCGGGCGGGGTGAGGTCGGCCGGGTGGGCCTCGGGGGCGAGGACGGGGGCGGTCACCGTGCCTCCTGCGGCTGGGCGGCCAGTACGGCCTCGGCGACCTGGCGGGCGGTGGGCCGTTGGAGGAAGAGCTCCAGCGGGACCTCGGCGCCGTACCCCTCCTCGATGGCCACCGCGATCTTGATGATGGTCATCGACTCGCCGCCGAGGTCGGGCAGGGCGTCGTCCGGTCCGGCGCCGTCGAAGTCCAGCGCCTGCCGGAAGATACCGAGCAGGTGCTCGGTCACCGTCTCCAGGGCCGGCGTCTGTTGTGTTGTCATCGTTCCTCCGCTCCACCGACGGGCAGCTCGACGGCGTACCCGGCCTTGATCCACTTGCTGGCTTCCACGCTGATGCCGATGGCCCGCTCCCCCGGCACCATGTCCGGCAGGATCTGCTCCAGTTGGAAGAACGGGATGGCGTTGACGGTGTTGCCGATCTCCTCGACCCGGCTGATCTCCTCGGCGCCGGGGACGGCGAGGTGGTCCAGGACGCGGCGGGTCATCTTCCCGGAGAGCTGCGGCGGGAGGATGTAGTCCAGCTCCTCCTTCTTCCAG
It encodes:
- a CDS encoding 2-oxo acid dehydrogenase subunit E2, coding for MADIRVPKLNNNDTGYQLVAWLVDEDEPVKPDQPVAEVETSKAVEELVSGAEGVLRRLLAVGDACAPGEVIARVVEPGAPREEPPARPNAVTEAAAEDPGPVVTAPARELMDQLGIDPARLRELDVKIVKRADVERLAPEQDSADTRQLPVPQQAVARTVSRSHAEIPAAYTVIAVDAGPAKAEVARQTTALGRLLGLPELLIAAVARLHAAHPLCFARLTGEHTVRIEERPHIGVTIDVGKGLNVPVVKDADQLSFAELVEVTTAFRRTAVRGRFRESELSGATIGVTLHNAPDIVHAIPMIFPGQTCALALSGVRPEVVPDGDGFRARDTVNLGLAYDHRVVNGKDAVDFLQDLKAALEHPEELTR
- a CDS encoding alpha-ketoacid dehydrogenase subunit beta, with protein sequence MRVADNLNHALRSFLADDPAAYLLGEDVIDPYGGAFKVTRGLSTAFPDRVLTTPLSEGGIVGVGAGLALTGSPAVVEIMFADFVALAFDQLVNFASKSLTMYGRRLPMPLVVRCPSGGRRGYGPTHSQSPQKHFIGVPGLSVYEVSPFHDNGALLTSIVERAEPALLFEDKVLYTRPMFENGTVDDLFSYDFPADGVARVHVVDDPDACDCVLIAPGGVTDRALQAARRLLLEHEISVQILVPARLYPFDLEPLLPLLRGAGSVFVAEESTAGGTWGHQVAQQVHQALWGRLRHPVTLIHSADSIIPTAGHLEEQVLLQAGTICETVVETLRG
- a CDS encoding thiamine pyrophosphate-dependent dehydrogenase E1 component subunit alpha, coding for MTAPVLAPEAHPADLTPPEDDDLRLLLTVRHFEKELLRLFGAGLLNGTTHTCLGQEYVPVALRTLIGPDDFVFSNHRGHGHYLARYDDPRGLLAEIMGRQGAVCDGVGGSQHILRGRYLSTGVQGQSLPVAAGVALRLKHTEPGRLACVHIGDGTWGEGAVYEALNMAALWRLPLLVVVENNGIAQSTPTAMEMAGTIADRARAFGIDHQRVDTVDVAAIRDRLGPAIARVRAEHRPLVVEFVTHRVGPHSKGDDTRRPEEIERARQHDWYPRYRAAFPERFAAWDERTRALVAQVSAEVRELPPAVWTERTERTER
- a CDS encoding acyl carrier protein, encoding MTTQQTPALETVTEHLLGIFRQALDFDGAGPDDALPDLGGESMTIIKIAVAIEEGYGAEVPLELFLQRPTARQVAEAVLAAQPQEAR